The genomic DNA GACTCGTTCACTGTATGAAGACAGAGTGCGGATGCGCGAACTGATTGAAGCTGGGATGAGTGCCGCGAAATCGCAAGGTGTGACGCAGCCAGTAGTGGCTGGCTATTGTTTCGGTGGCACGGTGACGTTAGAGCTTGCACGCAATCCAGGCAATATGCCTGTCAGTGGCTACGCGAGTTTTCATGGCGGTTTGGGCACGCCAGATGGCCAAGGTTACTCGGAGGACATCGCGCCACTGTTTATTGCTCATGGTGGGGCAGATAAAGCGGTGCCCATGGCCGATTTTGCGACCTTTATACAAACGCTAGAGCAGGCGGGTGTCGATTACTGGTCGCAAGTGTATGGTGGGGCGCCGCATGCGTTTACCGTATTTGGCTCGGATAGGTACCGTGAAAAAGCTGATAAAAAGTCTTGGCAGGCGTTTAAAACGTTTTTGACGGATCAGATGGAATAGTGACACGAGGAGAAAAGAGATGATTCGTCATGTATTGCTTGTTCGTTTTACCGCTAACGCGCGCGATGACCAGATCCAAGCATTGAAAGATAAATTTGAGTCAATGCCTAGTGTGATTGACGGTGTTGAATCAGTCGAATGGGGCGAGAACAACAGCCCAGAAGGTAAGGATCACGGCTATACACATGTGATTGTGATGACGTTTCGAGATGATGCTGCGCGGGAGCGCTATTTACCACATCCTGAGCATGAGGCATTAAAAGCGATATTACGGCCTATCCTGGAAGACATTATCGTTGTTGATTATTCCGTGCCTACATAGCTGCTGACAGGTTGCCATATCGTCGTGTATTACCTGCCTCACTATAGGCAGCGCTTCGCCTTATTGGTAACCTGAAGGCTTATCAATAAGGAGGTTTGACGCCGATGACAACTGATAATCAAAGGCCCAGTGTTTTGGTCGTCTGCTTGGGCAACATCTGTCGTTCACCCACTGCAGAAGCGGTATTACGTGCTCGCGCGCAGGCACGAGGGTTGGCGGTCGATATAGATTCTGCGGGCACGGCGGGTTATCACCAGGGGAATCCGCCGGATAAACGTAGCCAGGCGGCGGGGCAAGCGAGAGGCTACTCGTTTGAAGGGATTCGAGCGCGCCAGGTTTGCCCTGCAGACTTTGAGTGTCATGACATGATTCTGGCAGCCGATGAGAGCAACTTGGCTGACTTGCAAGCGCAATGCCCACGCGAACACCAAGGTAAGCTGTCTTTGTTTCTCCACTGGGGAGAGCATACCAATGGCCCGATTCCCGACCCTTATTATGGTGGCTCTGACGGCTTTGAGCGGGTGTTAGACTTGCTTGAACAGGCGGCAGACGGGGTACTGAATCATATTGAAATGCATCTTCTGCCTCGTTAGTTGAGAGAGTGCGCGTTTGAGAAATGAGTGCACGGATGAGAAGAATAAAAAAGGCGCGAGATGAACGCGCCTTTGTTTAAGCCTACTTGAGCTGACTTACCATTTCTTTTTCGGTGCAAACAACTCGTCCAGATCGCTTCTTTCTTCTTCTTGCTCCGACTGGAGTTTTTCGTGACCTGTATTCAGTGTATGGGTAATGTCACTATGCATTTGCTCTAAGTGCTTTTTCATCTCTTGCGAGTAATCATCGGTTTTGGGTGAGACCACATCAATGGCTTTTTTCAATAACTGCTGAGCGGTGCCCATTTGCCCTTTTTGCTTGGCGTCATTGGCACGCTTAATCACATTCTCAATATTGATTTTAAGTTGCATCTTTTCCAAGCGTGCGTTCTCAGCCACAAACGCTTGCGTCGCTAGTCGTCCCTTAGAGTGCTCTGCTTTCACCACGGAGCGCAGGCGTTTAACTAACTTAAGCATCGAAATCGCTTGTCGATCGTTATCTGGTACTTTAAAGGAAGTCGATTCGCGATTTGAGTAGCTTTGTTTGATTTCATCGATTTGCGCTTGCGTCGCACTGATACGCTGTTTGATGGATTTATCGGAATCATCAATTTCGTACATGGCTTTCAAGGAATCCAGGATCTTCTTATTCAAGCAAACCAACAAGGTCCCGCTATAAGGCAGGTTATGCGCATTACCAATCAGCTCTTCGGTGGCGTCAATTACTGCAATGTGCTTAGCCATCTCTTGGCGCTTGTGAGATTCAATTTGCTTACGTTGTTGAGCCAATATGTTGTAGCCGACAATCAGGCCGAGCAATATGACACAAAGGCCAGCTATCAAGGCAATATTCATAATTCAGCGACGATGTTCCTTGTAATAAACTCAACTGGTTAAGATACACGATCTCGACCGACAGAGATAGCATCAATCAAGGATGGAGGCAGCATGAGTGATCCGCCTCTAACTCTGCACATTACACCCGATTCGCATGCGCTGCTATTAGTGTGGCCTATAATCTCTCACTTGGCGACAAAGTTGCCGTAATAATGTGGTTTTAGCGGGGCGATAAAAACAAGTTTGCTTACCAAGTTGCTTAGTGAATGTGCAATCGCTAACGTTTATATAACCAAAGCCTATTAAATAGTCTGATTTGGGTATATAAATAATCTACGAAACTCACTGCTGTCACCTAACCCATGAGGCTTGCGCGTCTGTACTATGAAACTACAACAGCTTAGATATATCGTTGAGGTCGTTAATCACAACTTAAATGTGTCTGCGACCGCAGAGAGTTTGTATACCTCTCAGCCTGGGATCAGTAAACAAGTTCGATTGCTAGAAGACGAACTAGGCGTGCAAATCTTTGAGCGCAGTGGCAAGCATCTCACCCAGGTAACCCCCGCAGGTGAGGCCATTGTGGAAATTTCTCAAAGTATTTTGTCTCGAGTAGAGAGCATCAAAGCCGTGGCGAGTGAGCATACGCACCCGGAGATGGGGAACCTCAATATCTCCACCACTCACACGCAGGCGCGCTATGCACTGCCTGATGTGATTAAAGCCTTTACCGCGAGATACCCCAAAGTGTCATTGCACATGCATCAGGGAACGCCGACGCAGATCTCCAGCTCGGTTGCCAAAGGCACGTCAGATTTTGCTATCGCGACTGAAGCTTTCCACCTCTATGAAGACTTAGTCATGCTGCCGTGTTACCACTGGAATCGTTCGATTATTGTTACGCCAGATCACCCATTGGCAAAGAAAAAGAACGTCACCATTGAAGACTTAGCTGCATATTCTCTCGTAACCTATGTTTTTGGTTTTACAGGTCGCTCGGAGTTGGATGAAGCTTTCCATCGCGCCAATCTTACCCCCAAGATTGTATTTACCGCCACAGACGCGGACGTAATCAAAACCTATGTGAAGCTGGGGTTAGGGGTAGGAGTCATTGCTAGTATGGCGATGGACAGTCAAGCTGACTCGGATCTGGTCGCCATTGATGCCAGTCATATTTTTGGTGCCAGCACGACCAAAATTGGGTTTCGTAAAGGAACCTTCCTTCGCAGCTACATGTATGACTTTATTGAGCGCTTTGCCCCACACCTGACGCGCAATATGATAGATAAAGCGGTGGCTCTGCGTTCTAACGAAGAAATTGATGCCATGTTTAAGGACATTCCACTGCCAATTCGTTAAACTGCGCGGATACGATAAGGCTGCGTTAAGCAGCCTTTTTTGATCACGCTTTTATTCAACCCCTGATAGCCGCCATGTCATCCGTCTCTTTTCAGCAACAGTTCAATCAATTAACCCAGCTTCTTACCCAGTTTCAATGGTTATGGCAACCGATGCCAATGGCACATAGAACATTGCCATGGCATGAGCAAAAAGCGTTGTGCGACTGGCTGACAAGCCTTGATCATTCCCAAATGATGCAACTAAAGGCAGAACCTGAAGCCGTGATTACCCAGCTGTCTCACTGGTGGCCTGCGTTGGCGCGATTGGTTGAGCTCACCGCCGTGCGGAAGGCGAGCACGACCAAAGTGGATCTTGATGCGCGATTAGCGGTGGGGGTACCAGGAAGAAAGTGGGCGCAAATCAAGGCTTACATTGGTGCGATCCCCAATAATGAGGAGACGGTGCGCTACCTTGAATGGTGTGCCGGAAAAGGGTATCTCGGGCGAGCCATTTCATCGGTGACCGGTAAGCCGGTTGAGAGCCTAGAATGGCAAAAGGCGCTTTGCGAACAAGGACAAGCCTTTGCTGACCAACACGCCTTGGCGATGACGTTTTACCCTTTAGATGCGATGAGCGAGCAAGCCGCTTCAGTAGTTGGGCAATGTGATCATGGGTTAGCGCTACATGCATGTGGTGATTTGCATGTCCAGCTTTTGCAAACAGCGGTTCAAAGCGGTATGCCACGTATTACCGTCTCACCTTGTTGCTACCAACTTATTCGGGACAGCGTCTATCAGCCACTTTCTGATAGTGCACGACGTCAGGGAATGGCGCTGACAAAAACCGATCTGAAGCTTGCCGTCCAAGAATCGGTGACTGGCGGACAGCGGGTGCGCCGTCAACGGGAGCAGGAAGTTGTTTATCGGCTCGGTTTTGATGAATGGCAGCGGGACTGGCAACATCGAGATCAATACTTGCCATTACCTGCGCTGAAAAAATCACAACTTAACCAAGGGTTTAATGCCTTTTGTCGCTGGGGAGCAGCACAAAAAGGCCTCATGTTACCCGCTGATTTCGATGCGGGTGGATATTTAGGCCGCGGGGAAGCGCGTTTTACCACGCTGGAGCAAATCAATGTGGTGAAGAGTGCCTTTCGCCGAGCGATGGAAATATGGCTGGTGTTAGATCGGGTATTGTTTCTTGAGCAACACGGATACGCGGTGAGTCTGGTGCAGTTTTGTGAGCGTGAACTGACGCCCCGT from Salinivibrio kushneri includes the following:
- a CDS encoding DNA repair protein, whose protein sequence is MNIALIAGLCVILLGLIVGYNILAQQRKQIESHKRQEMAKHIAVIDATEELIGNAHNLPYSGTLLVCLNKKILDSLKAMYEIDDSDKSIKQRISATQAQIDEIKQSYSNRESTSFKVPDNDRQAISMLKLVKRLRSVVKAEHSKGRLATQAFVAENARLEKMQLKINIENVIKRANDAKQKGQMGTAQQLLKKAIDVVSPKTDDYSQEMKKHLEQMHSDITHTLNTGHEKLQSEQEEERSDLDELFAPKKKW
- a CDS encoding methyltransferase, which gives rise to MSSVSFQQQFNQLTQLLTQFQWLWQPMPMAHRTLPWHEQKALCDWLTSLDHSQMMQLKAEPEAVITQLSHWWPALARLVELTAVRKASTTKVDLDARLAVGVPGRKWAQIKAYIGAIPNNEETVRYLEWCAGKGYLGRAISSVTGKPVESLEWQKALCEQGQAFADQHALAMTFYPLDAMSEQAASVVGQCDHGLALHACGDLHVQLLQTAVQSGMPRITVSPCCYQLIRDSVYQPLSDSARRQGMALTKTDLKLAVQESVTGGQRVRRQREQEVVYRLGFDEWQRDWQHRDQYLPLPALKKSQLNQGFNAFCRWGAAQKGLMLPADFDAGGYLGRGEARFTTLEQINVVKSAFRRAMEIWLVLDRVLFLEQHGYAVSLVQFCERELTPRNLLIHAEKIS
- a CDS encoding low molecular weight protein-tyrosine-phosphatase; amino-acid sequence: MTTDNQRPSVLVVCLGNICRSPTAEAVLRARAQARGLAVDIDSAGTAGYHQGNPPDKRSQAAGQARGYSFEGIRARQVCPADFECHDMILAADESNLADLQAQCPREHQGKLSLFLHWGEHTNGPIPDPYYGGSDGFERVLDLLEQAADGVLNHIEMHLLPR
- a CDS encoding dienelactone hydrolase family protein — encoded protein: MMKKTTHGLITLLALCSLPAVAGKQISYQLDGDAFSGYLATPVSIEKGSVVIIHDWDGLTDYERQRADMLANLGYRTFALDMFGAGNRPTSLEAKKAATRSLYEDRVRMRELIEAGMSAAKSQGVTQPVVAGYCFGGTVTLELARNPGNMPVSGYASFHGGLGTPDGQGYSEDIAPLFIAHGGADKAVPMADFATFIQTLEQAGVDYWSQVYGGAPHAFTVFGSDRYREKADKKSWQAFKTFLTDQME
- a CDS encoding Dabb family protein gives rise to the protein MIRHVLLVRFTANARDDQIQALKDKFESMPSVIDGVESVEWGENNSPEGKDHGYTHVIVMTFRDDAARERYLPHPEHEALKAILRPILEDIIVVDYSVPT
- the cysB gene encoding HTH-type transcriptional regulator CysB; this encodes MKLQQLRYIVEVVNHNLNVSATAESLYTSQPGISKQVRLLEDELGVQIFERSGKHLTQVTPAGEAIVEISQSILSRVESIKAVASEHTHPEMGNLNISTTHTQARYALPDVIKAFTARYPKVSLHMHQGTPTQISSSVAKGTSDFAIATEAFHLYEDLVMLPCYHWNRSIIVTPDHPLAKKKNVTIEDLAAYSLVTYVFGFTGRSELDEAFHRANLTPKIVFTATDADVIKTYVKLGLGVGVIASMAMDSQADSDLVAIDASHIFGASTTKIGFRKGTFLRSYMYDFIERFAPHLTRNMIDKAVALRSNEEIDAMFKDIPLPIR